A region from the Andrena cerasifolii isolate SP2316 chromosome 9, iyAndCera1_principal, whole genome shotgun sequence genome encodes:
- the Sbf gene encoding SET domain binding factor isoform X2 produces MLGAINPTQPHDYTEMFRLADYFLVVGYDHEKERGGISNGLILQRFPEKDWSDTPFIEGIEWFCQPQGWALSTERQEPRFFVSILTDIDANRHYCACMCFNETVSIVPSKPVDEEEDPVDGDSRSLVRTIPTIAHHSIMYAPKCLVLVSRLDYIETFRNCLGIIYTVYVENLSIPLETLVGNILGCIQVPPAGGPQVRFSIGAGDRQALQPPISPSLPITHTSVNLLFQQLGIRNVLVLFCAVMTEHKLLFHSVSYSRLTEGCRALTALMYPFRYTHVYIPLLPAALVEVLSTPTPFIMGVHSSLKHEVAELMDVIVADLDGGAIMVPDGVSLPLLPEPLLSQTQEALSLVLQPELACADYAFPPLATRAPHSPMLDKELRAVFMRAFAQLLQGYRSCLTLIRIHPKPVITFHKAAFLGERGLTDCDFTTRVLDCMFFTSFIAERGPPWRSCDVWDELYSNLIDQLKQEAQDHRLILTHIQELAQQLYTNENPNPQPYVQKILKPPEGAFARIHQPLLPRINPEQVQAIIDEGLAKNNLKVRLSSLRPSQPRIVPMGPHISFVHDTRHLVSNSARRLEVLRNCINCIFENKISDARKTFPAVLRALKSKAARLALCMELSQHVVGNKAMLEHQQFDLVVRLMNCALQDDSSMDEHGVAAALLPLATAFCRKLCTGVIQFAYTCIQEHPVWQNQQFWEDAFYLDVQKDIKRLYVPGENSPPRLMNDGILSPISPRDGKEFPFRDRYSIYQIQEPSALEIAAEQMRIWPTIDSEKQKELIASEESTMYSQAIHYANRMVYLLVPLDIGAKTHRQDSIYDDERASNSITNSVASDSGDAESGFEETDPGETGSAVIRMVSRFVDRVCTEGGVSTEHVRCLHQMVPGVVHMHIETLEAVHRESKRLPPIQKPKILTPNMLPGEEVIMDGLRVYLLPDGREESPAGLPKIPPLLPAEGAIFLTNYRIVFKGIPCDPFACEQLVVRAFPVTSLTKEKRVAVQHLAHLDQCLQEGLQLRSCTFQLIKLAFDEEVTPENIETLRKLVHKARYPPHIFHHFAFNGQVLVTQTAHHKGKEKNATLKGFAKKTLLKTARKAGFKPKQSSKRQKYVLPNMNMIANNKYMTSPGRMSLPVTDNNDLSHDDDLSDDFEIPGIVTPPPTDAKTLERLSERSYVRDWYRLGLYLNGPHNNRRNEPFRLSSVNCAYMICRSYPALLIVPTCVSDESIRRFCRLYRHSRIPVVTWRHPRTKALLIRGAGYHGKGVMGMLKAHPTSAGNLKATSSETTSSLEQEKYIMALVTATPLSALRQGSAWGMSDSSLSIDSLLLAAEDRNATPEQSRRNPFNKAIGTLSSSGGKGPKNFGRWGSLKDKRHNSQASLTSVHQRGTVRHSADSDSGTECVHTFQRAALYILGEKAHMKGVKAESAPKTDFIPVEYYDVRHTKAAFKKLMRACVPSSPNIEPDQSFYKLIESSEWLQQLQNLMQLAGAVIDLMDVQGSSVAVCLEDGWDTTATVCSVAQVCLDPHYRTIDGFRTLIEKEWLGFGHRFGHRSNLAANSQTTNFTPTFLQFLDIVHQIQKQFPLAFEFNEYYLKFLAYHSVSCRFRTFLLDCEFDRMECGITAVEDKRGSLTSHHKGVDTGSDDETIYPGGRLAGTNTGCNLGQSIFDYIEKQRTRCPLFYNFMYTSNTEHTVLRPVSHLPNLDIWQYYLEEELAHGPAYDLEVLQQDSQQEEEAEAADGVVKSNRKVVTQGYDGISTMVPDHFSHLLEEIHKLETELGHLPQKWKVLWDKLELPNTDSLARHASFSTALVRYHGRLIHKRSTLELLLRGKLAGGNTSGNDGSVYAHPHRFERLDSATPTHCDACSGVLWGPVKAGLRCVDCGHVYHDKCADTVPKNCTKYKAVTDNLQTHTLTRSGGDNGSVNSSVTTIQTSSQQYYEQFSSNVAENRTHEGYLYKRGALLKGWKQRWFVLDSIKHQLRYYDAMEDSHCKGYIDLAEVVSVTPAAPMPGPPKKTDDKSFFDLRTNRRTYNFCAGDAATAQEWIEKVQACLQ; encoded by the exons GTATGCACCGAAATGTCTGGTGCTGGTTTCCAGACTTGATTACATCGAAACATTTAGA AATTGCCTTGGTATTATATACACTGTGTACGTAGAAAATCTCAGTATACCGTTAGAAACTTTGGTAGGTAACATATTAGGTTGTATACAAGTACCACCCGCAGGTGGGCCACAAGTACGGTTTAGTATTGGAGCAGGAGATCGCCAAGCACTTCAACCTCCAATTAGTCCCTCTCTTCCAATAACTCACACTAGTGTAAATCTTTTGTTTCAACAGTTAG GTATTCGTAATGTGTTAGTATTATTTTGCGCTGTTATGACAGAACACAAACTACTTTTCCATTCTGTGAGTTATTCACGATTGACTGAAGGATGTCGTGCTCTCACCGCACTAATGTATCCGTTTAGATACACACACGTTTACATTCCTCTTTTACCAGCGGCTTTAGTCGAAGTACTCAGTACACCCACTCCATTCATTATGGGTGTGCACAGTTCGCTGAAACACGAAGTCGCAGAACTT ATGGACGTAATAGTTGCTGATTTAGATGGAGGTGCTATCATGGTTCCAGATGGGGTTTCACTTCCATTACTTCCAGAACCGCTTCTTTCGCAAACACAAGAAGCATTGTCTTTAGTATTGCAGCCGGAACTGGCCTGCGCAGATTATGCCTTCCCACCACTTGCAACAAGAGCTCCTCATTCTCCTATGCTGGATAAGGAGTTAAGAGCAGTTTTCATGAGAGCTTTTGCTCAATTGTTGCAAGGATACAGAAGCTGCCTTACACTGATAAGAATTCATCCAAAACCTGTTATAACATTTCATaag GCAGCTTTCTTAGGAGAACGAGGCTTGACAGATTGTGATTTTACAACTAGAGTTTTGGATTGCATGTTTTTTACTTCCTTCATTGCAGAAAGAGGACCGCCATGGCGGTCTTGTGATGTATGGGATGAATTATATAGCAACTTGATCGACCAATTGAAACAAGAAGCACAAGACCATA GACTTATATTGACGCATATTCAGGAGCTAGCACAACAATTATACACAAATGAAAATCCGAATCCTCAACCATATGTACAAAAGATTTTGAAACCACCTGAAGGAGCGTTTGCTAGAATACATCAGCCACTTTTACCGCGCATTAATCCAGAACAAGTTCAAGCAATTATAGACGAGGGCCTCGCTAAAAATAATCTGAAAGTTAG ATTATCGTCATTAAGGCCATCACAGCCTCGAATTGTACCTATGGGTCCACACATTTCGTTTGTCCATGACACTAGACACTTGGTTAGCAATTCTGCGCGTAGACTTGAAGTTCTACGTAACTGTATAAATtgtatatttgaaaataaaatatcagATGCTCGTAAAACCTTTCCAGCTGTATTGAGAGCTTTAAAAAGCAAAGCTGCTCGTCTAGCACTTTGCATGGAATTATCGCAGCACGTTGTTGGGAATAAAGCCATGTTAGAACATCAGCAATTTGATCTTGTAGTTCGATTAATGAATTGCGCATTGCAAGACGATTCGTCCATGGATGAGCACGGAGTTGCTGCTGCCCTTCTTCCCCTAGCAACGGCATTCTGTAGGAAACTTTGCACAGGAGTAATTCAATTCGCCTATACTTGTATACAAGAGCATCCCGTATGGCAGAACCAGCAATTTTGGGAAGACGCTTTTTACCTGGACGTGCAGAAAGATATCAAACGATTATATGTCCCTGGAGAGAATTCTCCGCCTCGGCTCATGAACGATGGCATTTTGAGCCCTATTAGCCCACGTGATGGCAAAGAATTCCCTTTTCGCGATCGATACTCAATTTATCAAATCCAAGAACCATCAGCTCTCGAAATAGCTGCCGAACAAATGAGGATTTGGCCGACGATTGATTCAGAGAAACAGAAGGAGCTGATTGCAAGCGAAGAAAGTACTATGTACAGCCAAGCGATTCATTATGCAAATAGAatggtttatttattggttcCGTTAGATATAGGGGCAAAGACTCATCGCCAGGATAGCATTTATGATGATGAACGTGCAAGTAATAGTATCACAAATAGCGTAGCAAGCGACAGCGGTGACGCGGAGTCTGGATTCGAGGAAACTGATCCGGGGGAAACCGGGAGCGCTGTCATTCGAATGGTTTCACGATTCGTAGATCGTGTTTGCACCGAAGGAGGTGTAAGTACCGAACACGTCAGATGCTTGCATCAAATGGTACCCGGCGTTGTGCACATGCACATCGAAACCCTTGAAGCTGTACATAGGGAAAGCAAGAGATTACCTCCGATACAGAAGCCTAAAATTTTGACACCTAATATGTTGCCAGGTGAAGAAGTTATTATGGACGGTTTACGGGTTTATCTCTTACCAGACGGAAGAGAAGAAAGTCCTGCAGGATTGCCAAAGATACCACCACTCTTGCCAGCGGAAGGAGCAATATTCCTTACTAACTATAGAATTGTATTTAAAGGAATACCTTGCGATCCATTTGCCTGCGAACAGTTAGTAGTTCGAGCCTTTCCAGTAACATCATTGACTAAGGAGAAACGAGTCGCTGTGCAGCATCTAGCGCACTTGGATCAGTGTCTGCAAGAAGGCCTTCAACTACGTTCTTGTACTTTCCAATTAATAAAATTAGCTTTCGACGAAGAAGTTACACCCGAAAATATCGAGACATTGCGGAAATTAGTTCATAAAGCACGATATCCGCCGCATATCTTCCATCATTTCGCTTTCAATGGCCAAGTATTGGTTACTCAGACCGCGCACCACaaaggaaaagagaaaaatgcCACTCTTAA AGGATTTGCAAagaaaacacttttaaaaacGGCACGTAAGGCCGGCTTCAAGCCAAAGCAGTCGTCTAAGAGGCAAAAATACGTCTTGCCAAACATGAATATGATTGCTAACAATAAATACATGACATCCCCAGGTCGAATGAGTTTACCCGTAACAGATAATAATGATCTAAGTCACGATGACGATCTTAGCG ATGACTTTGAAATACCTGGTATTGTGACACCACCGCCGACCGATGCGAAGACCTTAGAACGATTATCCGAACGAAGTTACGTCAGGGATTGGTATCGTTTGGGATTATACTTGAACGGTCCGCACAATAATCGTAGAAACGAACCGTTTCGATTGTCCTCGGTGAATTGTGCCTACATGATTTGTAGGAGTTATCCCGCGCTCCTTATAGTTCCCACATGTGTGTCAGATGAAAGTATCCGTAGGTTCTGTCGGCTTTACAGACATAGCAGGATACCGGTTGTCACGTGGAGACACCCACGAACGAAAGCACTTCTTATTCGAGGAGCGGGCTATCACGGGAAGGGTGTTATGGGCATGCTAAAAGCCCATCCAACATCTGCTGGTAACTTAAAAG CGACATCTTCAGAAACAACGTCATCCCTAGAGCAAGAGAAATATATTATGGCCCTTGTAACTGCGACCCCATTGTCTGCGTTAAGACAAGGTTCTGCATGGGGAATGTCTGACAGCTCCCTCAGTATTGATTCTCTGTTGTTAGCTGCCGAAGATCGCAACGCTACGCCCGAGCAATCGCGGCGAAATCCGTTTAATAAAGCCATTGGAACATTGAG TTCGTCAGGTGGAAAGGGTCCAAAGAATTTTGGGCGGTGGGGTTCGTTGAAAGATAAGCGACACAATTCTCAAGCTTCCTTAACTTCAGTCCACCAACGTGGAACCGTGAGACATTCCGCTGATTCAGACAGTGGCACGGAATGTGTTCATACTTTCCAACGTGCTGCACTGTACATTCTTGGTGAAAAAGCGCATATGAAA GGGGTTAAAGCGGAATCGGCGCCGAAAACGGACTTCATTCCAGTGGAATATTACGATGTGAGGCATACGAAAGCTGCGTTTAAAAAACTTATGCGAGCCTGTGTTCCTAGCTCTCCAAACATAGAACCCGACCAAAGTTTTTACAA ATTAATTGAAAGTTCAGAATGGTTGCAGCAACTTCAAAATTTAATGCAATTGGCTGGAGCAGTTATAGACTTAATGGATGTACAGGGCTCGTCTGTGGCTGTCTGTTTAGAGGATGGTTGGGACACAACTGCAACAGTTTGCTCTGTTGCCCAAGTGTGTCTCGATCCGCATTACAGGACAATCGATGGCTTTCGAACGTTGATTGAAAAGGAGTGGCTCGGATTCGGCCACAGGTTCGGGCACAGAAGCAATCTCGCTGCCAATTCACAAACTACAAACTTCACCCCTAcctttcttcaatttctcgacATAGTACATCAGATACAAAAGCAATTTCCATTGGCGTTTGAATTTAACGAGTACTATTTAAAATTCCTGGCATATCATTCGGTCTCGTGCCGTTTTCGTACGTTTTTGCTGGACTGTGAATTCGACAGAATGGAATGCGGCATCACAGCCGTTGAAGACAAAAGAGGCTCGTTAACGAGCCATCACAAAGGCGTGGATACAGGTAGCGACGACGAAACGATTTATCCTGGTGGTAGATTAGCAGGGACCAACACTGGATGCAATCTTGGTCAAAGCATATTTGATTACATCGAGAAACAACGTACAAGATGCCCCTTGTTTTATAATTTCATGTACACTTCTAATACGGAGCACACGGTACTGAGACCTGTCTCACATTTGCCGAATCTCGATATTTGGCAGTACTATTTGGAAGAAGAACTGGCTCACGGGCCTGCGTATGATTTGGAAGTATTGCAACAAGATTCGCAACAAGAGGAAGAAGCAGAGGCTGCTGATGGCGTGGTTAAAAGTAACCGTAAAGTAGTTACGCAAGG GTATGACGGTATAAGCACAATGGTACCCGATCATTTCTCTCACCTGTTGGAAGAAATTCATAAATTAGAAACCGAACTGGGCCATTTGCCACAAAAGTGGAAGGTTCTCTGGGACAAGCTCGAACTGCCAAATACGGATTCGCTTGCC AGACACGCATCATTTAGTACAGCCTTGGTCCGATATCATGGTCGATTGATTCATAAGCGCTCTACGTTAGAACTTCTTTTAAGAGGCAAACTGGCTGGTGGGAATACATCTGGGAACGATGGTTCTGTTTACGCACACCCACACAG ATTCGAGAGATTAGATTCAGCGACCCCGACTCATTGTGATGCTTGTTCTGGTGTATTATGGGGTCCTGTGAAAGCTGGTTTACGGTGCGTTGATTGCGGGCACGTGTACCATGACAAATGCGCCGATACGGTGCcaaaaaattgcacaaaatACAAAGCAGTGACTGACAATTTACAAACACACACGTTGACACGAAGTGGCGGTGATAATGGAAGCGTAAACTCAA GTGTTACCACGATACAGACCTCGTCACAACAATATTACGAACAATTCTCCAGTAATGTAGCGGAAAATAGGACACACGAAGGATACCTCTACAAGCGGGGTGCCTTGCTTAAAGGTTGGAAACAGAGATGGTTTGTGTTAGACTCTATAAAACATCAGTTGAGATACTACGATGCAATGGAGGACTCCCATTGCAAAGGATATATCG ATCTTGCTGAAGTAGTGTCTGTTACTCCAGCTGCACCAATGCCAGGGCCACCAAAGAAAACAGACGATAAATCATTCTTTGAT CTACGTACAAACCGACGAACATATAATTTTTGTGCTGGCGATGCAGCAACGGCGCAGGAATGGATTGAGAAAGTTCAAGCGTGCTTACAATAG